One genomic window of Tenacibaculum tangerinum includes the following:
- a CDS encoding aspartyl/asparaginyl beta-hydroxylase domain-containing protein, translated as MTTTSYLQLPFQFDTNKLLHDYSLVVNQHWVPHFNTDGYEGEWKAIPLYASNGDASNIFAFLNHNEAILETPIMKNCSEFKKVINTIQCPILSARLLRLGVGAEIKPHRDYKLGYEDGNFRLHIPIITNNKVQFILNNEKLCMLSGECWYTNVNYIHSVSNYGNEDRVHLVIDFERNEWSDKLFFSLASKESFQPIPKKTESPETMRLMIEELKLQNTPAATQLILELEQQVLKLSKE; from the coding sequence ATGACCACTACCTCATACCTACAACTTCCTTTTCAATTTGATACCAACAAACTTTTACACGATTATTCCTTGGTGGTCAATCAACATTGGGTTCCTCATTTTAACACCGATGGATATGAGGGTGAGTGGAAAGCCATTCCGCTATATGCTAGCAATGGTGACGCTTCTAATATTTTTGCTTTTCTCAACCATAATGAAGCCATTTTAGAAACTCCTATAATGAAAAATTGTAGTGAGTTTAAAAAAGTAATAAACACAATTCAATGCCCTATTTTATCAGCTCGTTTGTTGCGATTGGGCGTAGGAGCCGAAATAAAACCTCATCGAGATTATAAACTAGGATATGAAGACGGTAATTTTCGCCTACATATTCCCATTATAACCAACAATAAGGTTCAGTTCATATTAAATAATGAAAAGTTGTGCATGCTTTCTGGAGAATGTTGGTATACAAACGTAAACTATATCCACTCCGTTAGCAATTATGGAAATGAAGATCGTGTGCATTTAGTTATCGATTTTGAAAGAAATGAATGGTCAGATAAGTTATTCTTTTCATTGGCTTCAAAAGAAAGTTTTCAACCTATACCCAAAAAAACTGAGTCGCCAGAAACAATGCGTTTGATGATTGAAGAATTAAAACTCCAAAACACACCAGCGGCCACGCAGCTAATTTTAGAATTAGAACAACAGGTATTAAAACTATCAAAAGAGTAA